A stretch of the Lytechinus variegatus isolate NC3 chromosome 5, Lvar_3.0, whole genome shotgun sequence genome encodes the following:
- the LOC121416178 gene encoding cytochrome P450 2U1-like: METLLSFMDTTTSLVALLVFLLSLFFTHRFYQGRDEKIKSLLPRGPREWPIIGIIPSLVGDEPYKLLAGLSSKYGPVFLSRIGMIPTLVINDFNAMKEAFAKSGDDFADRPRFGMMEYITKGKGIISAHVGDSQREKRRFGLAALRELGMGKSRLVENITDEIETLSEVFVGYEGKPFNPAHDITVSVSNIVSWIVFGKRFKHDDTAFKRFLEIIHEGIEICESTGATGFIPMLQYLPLPVWKKLADNEAEWRKFDSAMIKDALQRPSSEEPCFVQMYHEEMKRMQQRVSAGGVGSDVLSGTNGTSDSDGGVIFNEEDMRQTLGDLFAAGTDTTATTLKWAILFLILHPDVQSKLHEELDSVFGRTRKPSLEDRKQIPYTEAVLLEVQRTASVVPLGVPHSASWDTTLNGHHVPANTLILPNIWAVHHDPKVWKNPDEFRPERFLDDTGTTVLQREELLPFCIGRRKCLGEQLAKMELYFFFTHLLHRFEFRIPEGALPPSTAGKVGATRNPMPFSVCAIPRYS, encoded by the exons ATGGAGACTCTTCTTAGCTTTATGGATACAACAACTTCCTTAGTAGCTCTTCTTGTTTTTCTGCTCAGTCTCTTCTTCACCCATCGTTTCTACCAAGGCagagatgaaaaaataaaatcgcTTCTTCCGCGGGGCCCGCGAGAGTGGCCGATCATTGGAATCATCCCCAGTCTCGTCGGCGACGAACCCTACAAGCTTCTCGCTGGTCTGTCCTCCAAGTACGGCCCGGTGTTCTTGAGTCGAATCGGAATGATTCCCACACTCGTAATCAACGATTTCAACGCAATGAAAGAGGCTTTCGCAAAGTCTGGGGACGATTTCGCAGATCGACCTAGATTTGGGATGATGGAGTACATTACGAAAGGGAAGG GCATTATTTCAGCTCACGTAGGTGACAGTCAGCGAGAGAAACGTCGTTTTGGCCTTGCCGCCCTTCGAGAACTCGGCATGGGTAAATCTCGTCTCGTCGAGAACATAACGGACGAAATTGAAACATTGTCCGAAGTCTTTGTTGGCTACGAAGGCAAACCTTTTAATCCTGCCCACGATATTACTGTGTCCGTTTCCAACATCGTATCGTGGATTGTCTTTGGGAAGCGATTCAAGCACGATGATACTGCCTTCAAGCGTTTCCTGGAAATAATTCACGAAGGAATCGAGATTTGTGAGTCGACAGGCGCTACAGGATTTATCCCCATGCTGCAGTACTTACCATTGCCTGTCTGGAAGAAACTGGCTGACAACGAGGCAGAATGGAGGAAATTCGACAGTGCCATGATCAAAGATGCCCTGCAGAGGCCTTCCTCTGAAGAGCCATGTTTCGTTCAGATGTACCATGAGGAAATGAAGCGTATGCAACAACGAGTCAGCGCAGGCGGAGTAGGTTCAGACGTGCTCAGTGGTACGAATGGCACCAGCGACTCTGACGGTGGTGTGATTTTTAATGAAGAAGATATGCGTCAGACTCTTGGGGATTTGTTTGCAGCCGGAACGGATACAACTGCCACAACACTGAAATGGGCCATTCTCTTTCTCATACTGCATCCAGACGTTCAAAGTAAACTCCATGAAGAATTGGACAGTGTGTTTGGACGCACTCGAAAGCCAAGCTTGGAGGATCGTAAGCAAATCCCTTACACTGAAGCGGTGCTTCTGGAAGTCCAAAGGACGGCATCGGTTGTTCCCCTTGGTGTGCCACATTCAGCGAGTTGGGACACCACGCTTAATGGACACCATGTCCCAGCAAATACCCTGATCTTACCCAACATCTGGGCTGTCCACCATGATCCAAAGGTCTGGAAGAACCCTGATGAGTTTCGGCCGGAAAGGTTTTTAGATGACACGGGAACGACTGTTCTTCAGCGAGAAGAGCTCCTCCCATTTTGCATAg GCAGGAGAAAGTGTCTCGGAGAGCAACTCGCCAAGATGGAATTGTACTTCTTCTTCACCCATCTTCTCCACCGCTTCGAATTCCGTATCCCTGAGGGCGCCCTTCCACCCAGTACTGCAGGAAAAGTTGGTGCCACACGCAACCCAATGCCGTTCAGTGTGTGTGCAATACCGCGTTACTCATAG